The Centropristis striata isolate RG_2023a ecotype Rhode Island chromosome 1, C.striata_1.0, whole genome shotgun sequence nucleotide sequence gaacgtctagcggaggcccctgtctgcggGATCTTtaactcacacctccggaagaatttctccagcatcccgagtgaggttggggacatggagtccgaatgggccatgttcaaagcttcaattgttgacgcggctggtaggagctgtggcctgaaggccgtcggtgcttgtcgtggcggcaacccaagaacacgctggtggacaccagcggtgagggaggccgtcaagctgaagaaggaggcctttcggtcttggctggctggGGGGTCTCCGGAAGCAGCGGGGAGGTACCAtttggccagaagggctgcagctgcggctgTTGCTGAAGCAAAAattcgggtatgggaggaactcggggaggccatggaggaggacttttggtcggcctcaaagaggttctggaaaaccgtcaggcgactcaggaaggatgtcgtcagacggtggaaagagcactttgaggaactccttaatccagccaacacgtcctctatggaagaggcagagtctgaagactcgggggaagactcatcagtatccctggcagaggtcgccgaggtagtcaaaaagcggcaaggcgccagggttggatgagaagTTCCCTTATTTATGAAAAACACAAGGAGGTATAATCTGGACTAGAGAGGTATATTTAAGTATACTTAAACCCTGAATATAGTCTGGGGAGGGGgtgtatttcagaaaaaaagttgttttgtaGTTTGGCTGACTCGACACTTTAAGCTGAAGCTGGGTTCAGTAACTAACCTTGTTTCAGGTCAAAATCACTATAAATGAGTTTTTTACTGCTAATTTTCTGAGCACAGAGATGATTCTCTGATTCTCCGCCAGTCACAGTTTCTAGTCTTTGAAGTCATCTTTTATCTCAAACTTAAGAAGTAATATCTGCTGAGAGCAGAGAGACATGAGGCGGCCGCTCTGAGAAGCTTCTCGACTCGTTTCATGTTTATCAGCTCGAGTGCTCTTCAGCCGGTCTGTTGGGAAATGGAGCCACATCAAAGAGAAAAGCCTCTGCGGCAGgactttctcttcttttatgctccgtttgtgtttgtgctcagGCGAGCATTACCTGTAGCAGTCCTTCCCGTACGGACATGTCGCTCTGACTCGGTGTTTGGATGCCGAGCCGCTCACAGACTCAGATGCTTTAGTCTGCTGCTGTCCGTTATTCTGCTTCTGGTCCTCGTTTGGAGTTTTTATgactctgtttgtctgtgtcgTGGCGTTTAAGTCAGCAGTGGACGTCTCTCCTCCTCGCCACTCCTCGTCTACCTCCAGGCTGTCCGACTCGTCACTCACCTCAGAGCGCTTAgaagcagcctgcagcagagcTGAGGGAACATCCTGACAAACAGGCAGATAAAAGAAGATTTAATAGTCTGTAGAGATGCCATAAAGACATTCAGAGACTTGTTAAAAATGCAGTCATATAACAGTCCTACAAACACTGACAGGAGGCCTTTTTATAAATCATATAACATTTAATATCCACGTAGTAAAAGGTAAAAGtacagaggttttccaggcttggtgcagtaaaaagtaaatacatattCTCAGCTTCCTGCAGTTAAAGTATGCAAGTATTCTCAGCTTTATGCAGTAAAAGTAAGCAAGTATTCTCAGCTTCATGTAGTAAAAAGTATGCAAGTATTCTCAGtttagtgcagtaaaagtatacaAGTATTCTCAGCTTCATGCAGTAAAAGCATGCAAGTATTCTCAGcttcatgcagtaaaagtatgcaAGTATTCTCAGCTTCGTGCACTAAAAGTATGCAAGTATTCTCAGCTTCgtgcagtaaaagtatgcaAGTATTCTCATtttagtgcagtaaaagtatgcaAGAATTCTCAGCTTCATGCACTAAAAGTATGCAAGAATTCTCAGCTGCATGCACTAAAAGTATGCAAGAATTATCAGCTTCATGGAGTAAAGGTATGCAAGTATTCTCAGCTTCATGCAATAAAAGTATGCAAGTATTCTCAGGTAAGTGCAGTGAAAGTAAGCAAGTATTCTCAGTTTAGTGCAGCGAAAGTATGCAAGTATCCTCAGCTTCATGCACTAAAAGTATGCAAGTATTCTCAACTTCATATACAAAGTAGAGTAGTTggggaaaaaacagtaaaaacaaagctgCTAACTCAACTGTTTTAGACTgagctgcttcttcttcttcttcttcttgttcactcatcttcttcctcctcttcttcggCCTCTCCTCCTCACTTAGCTTTGCCTTCTCAGGTGTGGAGGTGTTGGTGGGCGTGGCCTGTTTGGCTGCCGCTCCCTTCCTGCTGGTTGAAGCTCCATTATTTCTCTTCACAGCTGCTTTAactgaaacataaacaaatgtcAGACGATTCTACGGCAACTTGATACCAAAAACTGGAATATTTCAtcattaaaaatctgttaaatattGAAAAGTATTCTCAGCTTCATGCAGTGAAAGTATCAGCACTGATCGTACAGAAGTGTTATTATCAAACAGCTCTTGAGAAAAGTACTTGATTACTTTTCACTggatgtttatttaagtgaagtCAGACTGGTGATGTGACGGAAAGCAGATGGACtctgaacatgtttttttctgttcagatATTCTCTTTTAGGAAACTGGAACCTTTCCATCTGCCCACTCTGCCAGTTAAACTCAGAGAGCGGAGACGTCCGTTCTCCTTCAGAGTAAATATTATCAAAGATCATCCTGACGTACGGAGAAAACAACGCGTTGATACTTCTactgattaaccctctgaaccccaacgagcaGGTTCAAGGAGTTTTCTGCACTTTctacattttcctctctgtgtccttgtatttcactgcaacatataaaatctctatacaTCTATCAGTCccgcagctctatggaatctgcacaatcatggctagaagttggaacaactcaaacatgtctttgtgcagaataacacagttagaatgactttctctgataaattattatttttttaaattggaataaaattaaatttatatataaacacatttccaagagcccacaagtgtcctgaatgttgtaactaaaaacataaaattaccaaaacaattacaaaatttacaaaaaagtcacaaagtaaccacaaaaatgatgtaaaaatatcaaaaaagacaaaaaaaattgttcaatgaccaaaaacaatatgtaatatgaccaaaaaataatactgtcatgtttccagcctctcctgtcctctcctctctgctctgtgtaaacagcctctcctgtcctctctctctcagattttcagtgaatatttgtcacgtgaccgttggtctcagcagaatcaatcatctcttcacagtgtctctgaggagctgaatttaatgtttttaacaggatctggttcgtgcaaacgctttattttaatgacacatgtagaaaaaatgagattctgacacaaatatcaacaagttttggtcactttttataacggaaACTTTCGTAACTGATGACCCATGCAAGGACCGAAGTTTTAACAGAATTAATAAAATTCAGAAAgagtgtgtatatttacaaagttTCAAGTGCGGACAGAAACATGGTCCGGTACCTTTGGGGCCagcggcggaggaggaggagggactttgtgcagctgcagctgtcATCATCCACGCAGGTAAAACTCTTTTCTTGGCCGAAGGCGGGGTGACGTCTCTGCGGGCGTCCtgctcctccttttcttcttcttcttcttcttctggttgTGTTGAGTCTCCCTAAAAGGAGACAGAAAACTCTTCTCAGCAGTGTGCAAGTATGCTCAGcttagtgcagtaaaagtatgcaagtattctcagcttcatgcagtaaaagtatgcaagtattctcagcttcatgcagtaaaagtatgcaAGTATTCTCAGCCTAATGCTGTAAAAGTATGCAAGTATTCTCTGCTGTGTGCATTAAAAGTATGCCAATATTCTCAGcttcatgcagtaaaagtatgcaagtattctcagcttcatgcagtaaaagtatgcaAGTATTCTCAGtttcatgcagtaaaagtatgcaAGTATTCTCAActtcatgcagtaaaagtatgcaagtattctcagcttcatgcagtaaaagtatgcaagtattctcagcttcatgcagtaaaagtatgcaagtattctcagcttcatgcagtaaaagtatgcaAGTATTCTCAGtttcatgcagtaaaagtatgcaAGTATTTTCAGcttcatgcagtaaaagtatgcaAGTATTTTCAGCTTCATGCAGTAAAGGTATGCAAGTATTTTCAGcttcatgcagtaaaagtatgcaAGTATTCTCAGCTTTGTGcagtaaacaaaattaccaaagaaagatgtaaaatgaccaaaaaaggatgttAAATGtcaagagaaaacacaaaattaccgctatttaaacagtaaaactttaaattatataattttatgtctttttgtgtttattaatgggggtttttttgtcatttgtatgtttgtaagtcttttttttgtaattttgtctatttttggtcattttaaatccttttttagtaatgtgtcttttttttaaattgtgtgtctttttaaaatattgtactttttttcggcttttggtcatttcacttcctttttttgtcatttgtgttgtttttgtaacatttgtgacacttgttggtgtgtttatatataaattctgttaTATTCCAAGCTGAGATGTATTTGGATCATCTCATGGTTTATGGTTTAACTTCAGCTCCAGAACAAGAGATGGAAacgatttttcagattttataaCAAACCTTTTGTAACCTGGAGTCCTCTGCCTCCTGCTGGCTGTAGGGTTTCTCTTCCGGCTCTGCAGAAACATtaagctcttcttcttcttcaaacaTCTGACTGTTTCTGCAGAAACATTAATGCGCGTCAATGCTGAAAACTTGAAGCTGAAGTCTTCTTATACCTAAATCTCCTGGGCAGCAAACAGAGAGCTTCTGGgagaaaaataattatgaaaatGCTGCTGTGATTCTAGCATGAATTTAACATGATGCTTCAGCCGGTTTAATATCTTCTCAAGTGTCCTCTTCCTTCTGTTTGATGTGAACTTCAAACACAGAGCCAGAGGCAACACAATGGCCCCGCTGCTGACTCACAGGGAAGATCAGACGTCTGATGTCGGCTTTTAATTGAGTCAACAGATAACACTTAACCATAGCAGCCTGCTCTGCACagattaaagacacaaaattacagctaTTAAAACAGTAAACTTTACATTAAACAGTAACTTTAAATTTCATGTGAAAgaccgttaaaaaaaaaaaaaaggtctgacAACAAAAGTTTCCAAACAATTAtcgtcatattaaagtaaaaaaaatgttagttaTTCTAAAGATAtactgtgtatgtatatatatatatatatatataaatatacagaaataaataaataaagatattaactgcatattatctgtatttttaaagaaattatctgtccaatAACTTAGTAAAAAGTCAGTCAGCAAAAGTTGCAAAACATTAATCGTCAAATAACAAATAACtgttatttttcttaatttatatattttattcagagAATTTAACGTCTGCAACATTATTACTTCATTATCTGAACATTTTCTAAAATTTGTCCTGCAAGATAAACATCTTTTAacataaatacaaaactatATGTTTTATGCGTTTGAgtctcatatttatttacttgcttcttcttcttcttgactTCAGAACTCGAACCACAAATACAAACAGAGAAATTTAAAATGGGAAAGACGGCGAATCAGTTGAGAGACATTTGGATCATCTCATGATTTATAACTTCAGCTCTCTgaacaatatgtggagaaaacagaatttggtaatttttcatcttttttttgtaattttgtgtcttttttcaaattttgtgtctttttgtgtttattaatgaacttttttagtcattttatgtcttctatTTAGACatcttgtatgttttttggtcagttcacgtcctttttttggtcatttttcatctttttttgccattttttgtctattttttttagtaattttgtgtctttgttggtcatttaaaattatttttttgtaattttgtgtcttttttttttaagtgtctttttgtagttatatatgtacttttttggtcatttttacgtcGTATTTTTAGACTCTGATCAAGCGTGCAgagcttcttctcttctctcagcGGTGAATAAGAGTGAACAAGTAGAGAAGAGCTTTTGTTTCTGTACCTGGGCGTGCGCTCCTCTCCGCCCACGGCCTCCACCCTGAACACGAAGGTCCCCGGCAGCAGAGAGAACAGGTCTCCGTCCTGCAGAGGGAACCAGGCGTCTCTCTGCAGCGGGCGAGGCTCGGCGGTCAGAGACGACTGGACGAAGCATGGGTTCAGGTGGGTCTGCAGATCACAACGACAACAGGATGAACCGAGAAACTCcagaataatattaatatacaaaCCTAGCATAATCCCTGTGCTGTACACCATCCAaacgtttgttttctttagaaaaaaatcactaaaaatcCACCGTTTGTGGTAgaaagaaactggaaaaaacagacgttatcgtcagagtttgaacggatcatcagttCTGAACGTTTCATtcataaaaagtgaccaaaacttgttaaaatgttgatatttgtgtcagaatctcttatttctccatgtgtcattaaaataaagagtttgcactaaccagatcctgttaaaaacattaaattctgctcctcagagacactgtgaagacatgattgattctgctgagacaaacggtcacgtgacaaatattcactgaaaatctgtttacacagagcagagaggagaggacaggagaggctgtttacacagagcagagaggagaggacaggagaggctgtttacacagagcagagaggagaggacaggagaggctgtttacacagagcagagaggagaggacagaagaggctgtttacacagagcagagaggagagaacaggagaggctggaaacatgacaatactgctTTTTGGTAATTAACTTTTTTggggatattttgtgtgtttttttatgtcttttctatagtttgtctgtttttggtcttttattgtatatttcgggtagttttgtgtcttttttgatatttttacatctttttttggtcattttgtgactttttggtaatattgtgtccttttttggtaattttatcttctttttttttacaacatttgtgacactttaCAGTGTGCAGCGATCATCAGCTGACTGACTCGGCtgagaagaaaagagatcaAAAGGCCACATCATCGATAGGATCGATTCCTCCtcacagttaaaaaatgtttgcagatTTGTGGCTGTGAAGCGTTAATTATTGTTCTTGGAGGCGAGCTGAAGCATTAACGAGTCGATGAAACTGACGACAGACA carries:
- the aplf gene encoding aprataxin and PNK-like factor; translated protein: MSGFDLVRVDGGDPVHLPPGETVLGRGPVLGISDKRVSRHHGLLENLNGQLRLKPTHLNPCFVQSSLTAEPRPLQRDAWFPLQDGDLFSLLPGTFVFRVEAVGGEERTPRNSQMFEEEEELNVSAEPEEKPYSQQEAEDSRLQKGDSTQPEEEEEEEKEEQDARRDVTPPSAKKRVLPAWMMTAAAAQSPSSSSAAGPKVKAAVKRNNGASTSRKGAAAKQATPTNTSTPEKAKLSEEERPKKRRKKMSEQEEEEEEAAQSKTDVPSALLQAASKRSEVSDESDSLEVDEEWRGGETSTADLNATTQTNRVIKTPNEDQKQNNGQQQTKASESVSGSASKHRVRATCPYGKDCYRKNPAHFQECSHPGDTDYEEEEEEEEERPECPYGTDCYRKNPLHRKEFRHTKRPARSTRTVPKKTDDDGEDEDSGDEDSFINDDSEDAGDDSDYTPPASDDSGKEDVSGLQREAKAFMRRRK